From the genome of uncultured Fretibacterium sp., one region includes:
- the pilM gene encoding pilus assembly protein PilM, protein MGGGGILLSGKKARGGFAGLALHEDSLRYLELERNGAGLRVTRQEFVPVPAGGVVKESLQKVGMMERAFEDLKSQVGKFTSPIILGVPSRDVTLRLVEYPRMPLGDIRDALSLEFEKYFPYPWAESAADITEVEVPARDASAKSTVLVATCKLDYMRDLLRTAERAGIPIAAVEPMNVAFFRASIGPRARDDAYFVVGVEPEVTHIILGYRDNGILYRSTLIDLVQPERRNSETDLMPILKDVQNTMIFAGNQYRGIEIHNLILGGSIGNNPKLKSFLEAGVSVNVSISDVWSTWGTTSPLGSVPGYDSAFGLALRNLL, encoded by the coding sequence GTGGGAGGAGGCGGTATATTGCTTTCGGGGAAAAAGGCTCGGGGAGGATTCGCAGGGCTGGCCCTGCACGAGGACTCCTTACGTTACCTTGAACTGGAACGCAATGGAGCGGGACTGCGCGTAACGAGGCAGGAGTTTGTCCCTGTACCTGCAGGGGGCGTCGTTAAGGAATCGCTGCAGAAGGTGGGGATGATGGAGAGGGCTTTTGAAGACCTCAAATCCCAGGTGGGGAAGTTTACGTCCCCTATAATTTTGGGGGTCCCTTCAAGAGATGTGACCTTGCGTTTGGTCGAATATCCAAGGATGCCGCTGGGGGATATTCGCGATGCACTGTCCCTTGAATTCGAGAAATATTTTCCCTATCCCTGGGCCGAGTCGGCCGCCGATATCACCGAGGTAGAGGTCCCGGCTCGGGATGCTTCGGCCAAATCGACGGTCTTGGTGGCCACATGCAAGTTGGATTATATGCGTGATCTTTTGAGAACGGCCGAGCGCGCCGGTATCCCGATTGCGGCCGTCGAGCCCATGAATGTTGCGTTCTTTCGGGCCTCCATTGGACCACGTGCTCGTGACGACGCCTATTTCGTCGTCGGTGTTGAGCCGGAGGTGACGCATATTATCTTGGGGTACCGGGATAACGGCATTCTCTATCGGTCCACACTGATAGACCTGGTGCAACCCGAACGCCGCAACTCCGAGACGGATTTGATGCCTATCCTCAAGGACGTTCAGAACACGATGATCTTCGCCGGCAACCAGTATCGGGGAATCGAGATCCACAATTTGATCCTGGGCGGCAGCATCGGAAACAACCCGAAGTTGAAGTCCTTCCTGGAGGCCGGGGTATCCGTCAATGTCTCCATCTCCGATGTTTGGTCTACCTGGGGCACGACGTCGCCCTTGGGCAGCGTTCCAGGGTATGATTCGGCCTTTGGACTCGCTCTGAGGAATCTGCTATGA